A genome region from Flavobacterium sp. CFS9 includes the following:
- a CDS encoding molybdenum cofactor guanylyltransferase, with amino-acid sequence MEQLTAFILCGGKSSQLQSEKGLVLFRKKPFIEHIIGAILPVTQKIVLITESKKYDYLTYPKIPDVIADKGPLGGIYTALLQSETEFNLILSCDIPLISTELLQELLSKHTKEAGITVFASESRMHPLIGIYSRIMIPFIKKAIDRNELKVMDLLEGIPHQIINLEESETFHLSRINSADELDDLNVNLS; translated from the coding sequence ATGGAACAACTAACAGCATTTATTCTTTGTGGAGGAAAAAGTTCTCAGCTGCAGTCAGAGAAAGGATTGGTTTTGTTTCGGAAAAAACCGTTTATAGAGCACATTATTGGAGCCATTTTGCCCGTAACCCAAAAGATTGTTTTAATCACGGAATCTAAGAAATATGATTATCTCACTTATCCAAAAATACCGGATGTTATTGCAGATAAAGGTCCGTTAGGAGGAATTTATACAGCCTTATTACAATCGGAAACTGAATTTAACCTGATTTTGAGCTGTGATATTCCGTTAATTTCAACTGAATTATTACAGGAACTACTTTCTAAACATACAAAAGAAGCCGGAATTACAGTTTTTGCCTCAGAAAGCCGCATGCATCCGCTAATAGGAATTTATTCCAGAATAATGATTCCTTTTATAAAAAAAGCCATTGATAGGAATGAATTAAAAGTGATGGATTTGTTGGAAGGAATACCGCATCAAATTATTAATCTGGAAGAAAGTGAAACTTTTCACCTAAGCAGAATCAATTCGGCTGACGAATTAGACGATTTGAATGTCAATTTAAGTTAG